A stretch of the Deinococcus sp. Leaf326 genome encodes the following:
- a CDS encoding YchJ family protein, with product MSPRPHPPFKSCPCGSGRSYAACCRPAHDGSASPPTPEVLMRARYSAFALGDQAFVERTWHPDHRPHDLNLEDGTRYLGLKVHAAQGDEVEFTVRLRAPGEGPGSFRERSRFTQVDGEWVYVNGDLQP from the coding sequence ATGTCTCCCCGGCCGCATCCGCCCTTCAAGTCCTGCCCCTGCGGCTCGGGGCGCAGCTACGCGGCGTGCTGCCGCCCCGCCCACGACGGCAGCGCGTCGCCCCCCACCCCCGAGGTGCTCATGCGGGCGCGTTACTCGGCCTTCGCGCTGGGAGATCAGGCCTTTGTGGAGCGGACCTGGCACCCCGACCACCGCCCCCACGACCTCAACCTGGAAGACGGCACCCGCTACCTGGGCCTCAAGGTTCACGCCGCGCAGGGCGACGAGGTCGAGTTCACGGTGCGGCTGCGGGCACCGGGTGAGGGACCGGGCAGCTTCCGCGAACGCAGCCGCTTTACGCAGGTGGACGGCGAGTGGGTCTACGTGAACGGCGACCTGCAGCCCTGA
- a CDS encoding RNA methyltransferase gives MMLVEGARELSRAVAVGVRPRELYLCPELFSPEAHDLVAGLEAALGGQGPALLSRATFEKVSGRENPDGVLGVAALPMPVLPDLGERALVVVLHGLEKPGNVGAILRTADAAGADAAVVLGRGADPYGPNVIRASQGSVFAVPTLVLGEEDALGWLAGQGFRTVACTPDAQQDYWDAPLTGRVALLLGTEHAGLPPEWRRAHEAVRVPMHGQADSLNVATAAALVLYECVRQSRT, from the coding sequence GTGATGCTGGTCGAGGGCGCGCGTGAGCTCTCACGCGCCGTCGCCGTCGGGGTGCGCCCGCGCGAACTGTACCTGTGCCCCGAGCTGTTCAGCCCCGAGGCGCACGACCTCGTGGCGGGTCTGGAAGCCGCGCTCGGGGGGCAGGGACCCGCGCTGCTGTCGCGCGCCACCTTCGAGAAGGTCAGCGGGCGTGAGAACCCCGACGGCGTGCTGGGGGTCGCGGCCCTGCCGATGCCCGTGCTGCCCGACCTGGGCGAGCGGGCGCTGGTGGTCGTGCTGCACGGCCTGGAAAAGCCCGGCAATGTCGGGGCGATCCTGCGCACCGCCGACGCAGCGGGAGCCGACGCCGCCGTGGTGCTGGGACGCGGCGCCGATCCCTACGGTCCCAACGTGATCCGGGCCAGCCAGGGCAGCGTCTTCGCGGTGCCGACCCTGGTCCTGGGCGAGGAGGACGCGCTGGGCTGGCTGGCCGGGCAGGGCTTCCGGACGGTGGCCTGCACCCCGGACGCACAGCAGGACTACTGGGACGCCCCCCTGACCGGGCGCGTGGCCCTGCTGCTGGGCACCGAGCACGCCGGGTTGCCCCCCGAGTGGCGCCGGGCCCACGAGGCGGTGCGGGTGCCGATGCACGGGCAGGCCGACTCGCTGAACGTGGCGACGGCGGCGGCCCTGGTGCTGTACGAGTGCGTGCGCCAGTCGCGCACCTGA
- a CDS encoding semialdehyde dehydrogenase, translating into MNKFAFLIHPRNHVAEDLGRLYGAPLRWIPERVYTSAMRRLPLPPVVAGRISFPEAPSSGALIMVPLSAPLMLGMPRREVQNRVHVAVDAARDQGATLVGLGALTAPVTAGGKSLADRTDIGVTNGNAFTAAMTYLGIERLLERLPAHPVIALVGASGSVGSCVTRLLARRDCGELLLVARHTGRLEKLRAALPHPARATVSTDMADVRRADLVVLLTSASEALLRSEHLREGAIVLDDTQPRNTDPALLTERPDVLIVDGGVVEVPGMRMSGYIGLGRNLAYACLAETMLLSLAGHQGHYSVGEPTIEQAEEMLALAAEHRALGFHLAPFLSFGRPLEPRHAAPAPRPLAGFSA; encoded by the coding sequence ATGAACAAATTCGCTTTTCTGATTCACCCCCGCAACCACGTCGCCGAGGACCTCGGCCGTCTGTACGGCGCGCCGCTGCGCTGGATTCCCGAGCGCGTCTATACCTCCGCCATGCGGCGCCTGCCCCTGCCGCCGGTTGTCGCGGGGCGTATCTCCTTTCCGGAGGCGCCGTCAAGCGGCGCGCTCATCATGGTGCCGCTCAGCGCGCCCCTGATGCTGGGGATGCCCCGGCGGGAGGTTCAGAACCGGGTCCACGTGGCGGTGGACGCGGCGCGTGACCAGGGGGCGACGCTGGTGGGGCTGGGGGCACTGACGGCGCCGGTCACGGCCGGCGGCAAGTCGCTCGCCGACCGCACCGACATCGGGGTGACGAACGGCAACGCGTTCACGGCGGCCATGACCTATCTGGGCATCGAACGGCTGCTCGAGCGGCTACCGGCGCATCCGGTCATCGCCCTGGTGGGCGCGAGCGGCAGCGTCGGCAGCTGCGTGACCCGGCTGCTCGCCCGGCGGGACTGCGGCGAGCTCCTGCTCGTCGCCCGGCACACCGGCCGCCTGGAGAAGCTGCGGGCGGCCCTGCCGCACCCAGCGCGCGCGACGGTCAGCACCGACATGGCGGACGTGCGCCGGGCCGACCTGGTGGTCCTGCTGACGAGCGCCTCCGAGGCGCTGCTGCGCAGCGAACATCTGCGCGAGGGGGCCATCGTGCTCGACGATACGCAGCCGCGCAATACCGACCCCGCCCTGCTTACCGAGCGCCCCGACGTGCTCATCGTGGACGGCGGGGTGGTCGAGGTGCCGGGAATGCGCATGAGCGGCTACATCGGTCTGGGACGCAACCTGGCCTACGCCTGCCTGGCCGAGACCATGCTGCTGTCACTCGCCGGGCACCAGGGCCACTACTCGGTCGGGGAGCCGACGATCGAGCAGGCCGAGGAGATGCTGGCCCTGGCCGCCGAACACCGGGCCCTGGGCTTTCACCTCGCGCCCTTTCTGTCGTTCGGGCGGCCGCTGGAGCCCCGGCACGCTGCGCCGGCGCCCCGGCCGCTGGCCGGGTTCAGCGCATGA
- a CDS encoding NAD(P)/FAD-dependent oxidoreductase has product MTGTEVAVPRIVILGAGYAGIDAYKALARRLGSRLRRGEVQVTVVNPDPYHTFHGWTGEVLSGRLPLSAALTPLAPLFRWARVVLGHAAHVDLVARTVTVQAADGQTRTLPYDQLLIGTGSADPFARVPGLREHGWKLKNTRDMQLFRDHLHGWLSGRATAPEPGRILVVGGGFAGVEMAAAICELVDARRVAVETELYTSAPHLLEALRPHQSRLADHAAGELGRLGVKVRTGAGVREITPRGVVLSSGEVQEFGLVLYTAGVSYDVLLGTEALQRDERGRLVVEDDLRLPGHPEVWAAGDTARVPLPRDRRELCPANALWAMKQGMCVGNNMAAALKGQPGRPFAYGGLGQAASLRVGGGVAELKGLPLTGWTGWLMRLGFFVWYMPTKEGGVRVLRAWAGSLSGRRHLGAVPEPRTEATGGAELSRS; this is encoded by the coding sequence ATGACCGGAACGGAAGTGGCCGTGCCCCGCATCGTGATTCTGGGCGCGGGCTACGCGGGCATCGACGCCTACAAGGCCCTGGCCCGGCGCCTCGGGTCCCGGCTGCGGCGGGGCGAGGTACAGGTGACGGTGGTCAACCCCGACCCGTATCACACCTTTCACGGCTGGACGGGTGAGGTGCTCTCGGGCCGGCTGCCCCTGAGCGCGGCCCTGACGCCCCTGGCGCCCCTGTTCCGCTGGGCGCGGGTGGTGCTGGGGCACGCCGCCCACGTGGACCTCGTGGCCCGCACGGTGACGGTGCAGGCTGCGGACGGCCAGACGCGGACCCTGCCCTATGATCAGCTCCTGATCGGCACCGGCTCGGCCGACCCGTTCGCGCGGGTTCCGGGACTGCGTGAACATGGCTGGAAGCTGAAGAACACCCGCGACATGCAACTGTTCCGCGACCACCTCCACGGGTGGCTCTCGGGCCGGGCCACGGCGCCGGAGCCGGGCCGGATCTTGGTCGTCGGGGGCGGATTCGCCGGGGTCGAGATGGCGGCGGCCATCTGCGAACTGGTGGACGCGCGCCGCGTGGCGGTGGAGACCGAGCTCTACACCTCTGCCCCGCACCTGCTCGAGGCGCTGCGGCCCCACCAGAGCCGTCTGGCCGACCACGCCGCGGGCGAACTCGGCCGTCTGGGCGTGAAGGTCCGGACCGGCGCAGGGGTCCGGGAGATCACGCCGCGCGGCGTGGTGCTGAGCAGCGGCGAGGTCCAGGAGTTCGGGCTGGTGCTATATACGGCGGGGGTCAGCTACGACGTGTTGCTGGGGACCGAAGCCCTGCAGCGCGACGAACGCGGCCGACTGGTCGTCGAGGACGACCTGCGCCTGCCGGGCCACCCCGAGGTCTGGGCGGCGGGCGACACGGCGCGCGTGCCGCTGCCGCGAGATCGCCGGGAGCTGTGCCCCGCCAACGCCCTGTGGGCGATGAAACAGGGCATGTGCGTGGGCAACAACATGGCGGCCGCCCTGAAGGGACAGCCCGGCCGGCCCTTCGCCTACGGAGGACTGGGACAGGCGGCCAGCCTGCGGGTTGGCGGCGGCGTCGCGGAGCTCAAGGGCCTGCCCCTGACCGGCTGGACCGGCTGGCTGATGCGCCTGGGATTTTTTGTGTGGTACATGCCGACCAAGGAAGGCGGCGTGCGTGTTCTGCGGGCCTGGGCCGGCAGTCTGTCAGGCCGGCGTCACTTGGGCGCCGTGCCGGAGCCGCGCACGGAGGCCACGGGCGGCGCGGAGCTGAGCCGCAGCTGA
- a CDS encoding GNAT family N-acetyltransferase, whose translation MTGNMQVRNDAASSRYELVQGGEVLGYAEYEAQGDTLDFTHTQVSEEHQGEGLGERLVQGALDDVRAQGGKVVASCPFVESFIRKHAEYADLLA comes from the coding sequence ATGACCGGAAACATGCAGGTTCGCAACGACGCGGCGAGCAGCCGCTACGAACTCGTTCAGGGCGGCGAGGTGCTGGGCTACGCCGAATACGAGGCCCAGGGCGACACGCTGGATTTCACCCACACGCAGGTCAGCGAGGAGCATCAGGGCGAGGGCCTGGGCGAACGGCTCGTCCAGGGCGCGCTCGACGATGTGCGGGCGCAGGGCGGCAAGGTCGTCGCCAGTTGCCCCTTTGTCGAGAGCTTCATCCGCAAGCACGCCGAGTACGCCGACCTTCTGGCCTGA
- a CDS encoding SDR family oxidoreductase → MTSALSPSRPVTLITGAAGGIGAALARRLAPTHDLVLGGRGSAALGALCAELGATPLQLDLTRPETFAAALAGLERVTNVVHNAGIVELGAVETQAHEVWTHTLTVNTVAPAELTRLLLPSVRAGRGTVVFVNSGAGLSANPGWASYAASKHALRALADALRGEEAPHGVRVSSVYPGRTATEMQRKVRGQEGAPYDPAAFIDPATVAATIAFVLDAPRDASLTDVTVRPGPGL, encoded by the coding sequence ATGACTTCTGCCCTTTCCCCATCCAGACCCGTCACCCTGATCACCGGGGCGGCGGGGGGCATCGGCGCGGCGCTGGCCCGGCGTCTCGCGCCCACCCACGACCTCGTGCTGGGGGGACGCGGCAGCGCGGCGCTCGGCGCTCTGTGCGCGGAGCTGGGCGCCACACCGCTGCAACTGGACCTCACGCGGCCGGAGACCTTCGCCGCCGCCCTAGCGGGCCTGGAGCGCGTGACCAACGTGGTGCACAACGCCGGGATCGTGGAACTCGGCGCGGTGGAAACGCAGGCCCACGAGGTCTGGACGCATACCCTGACCGTGAACACGGTCGCGCCCGCCGAACTGACGCGGCTGCTGCTGCCGTCGGTGCGCGCTGGGCGCGGCACGGTGGTGTTCGTGAACAGCGGAGCGGGCCTGAGTGCCAACCCCGGCTGGGCCAGCTACGCCGCGAGCAAGCACGCCCTCAGGGCCCTGGCCGACGCCCTGCGCGGCGAGGAAGCGCCCCACGGCGTGCGCGTGAGCAGCGTGTACCCCGGCCGCACCGCCACCGAGATGCAGCGCAAGGTGCGCGGGCAGGAAGGCGCGCCCTACGACCCCGCCGCCTTTATCGACCCCGCGACGGTGGCGGCCACCATTGCCTTCGTGCTGGACGCTCCGCGCGACGCCTCGCTGACCGACGTGACCGTGCGGCCGGGGCCGGGCCTGTGA
- a CDS encoding NAD(P)/FAD-dependent oxidoreductase, with protein MTDRTTGALSSPDLYDAVILGAGPAGLNAALVLGGARRRVLLLDGGPPRNARATAAHGVFTRDCTPPADLKRIGLGDLTPYDVTVRETPAREIRCEGDLFAVRCDQAWVRARRLLFATGVRDVLPRVPGLRERWGSLVHHCPYCDGWPNREARLSVLGSHQEGHHLALSVRAWSDHVTLFTDGPDELTDQQRQDLKRVGIPVVTTPIRRLSGRDVLRLHLQDGRTLEQDALFLNPTQVQGSRLPALMGCELNEKSRVVVNENGMTSVRGVWAAGDMTGAQQYVVNAAATGMLAAVSLNTTLIHENVRRAGAAFHKSPDEAEGVGEA; from the coding sequence GTGACCGACCGGACGACCGGAGCGTTGTCCAGCCCCGACCTCTACGACGCCGTGATCCTCGGAGCCGGGCCGGCGGGCCTGAACGCCGCGCTGGTGCTGGGCGGGGCGCGGCGACGGGTGCTCCTGCTCGACGGCGGGCCGCCGCGCAATGCCCGCGCCACGGCGGCGCACGGCGTCTTTACGCGCGACTGCACGCCGCCCGCCGACCTCAAGCGCATCGGGCTGGGTGACCTCACACCCTACGACGTAACCGTGCGTGAGACGCCCGCCCGCGAGATCCGTTGCGAGGGCGACCTGTTCGCGGTGCGCTGCGATCAGGCGTGGGTGCGTGCCCGGCGCCTGCTGTTCGCCACGGGGGTGCGCGACGTGTTGCCGCGCGTGCCCGGCCTGCGCGAACGCTGGGGCAGCCTCGTGCACCACTGCCCCTACTGCGACGGCTGGCCCAACCGTGAGGCGCGGCTGTCCGTCCTCGGGTCTCATCAGGAAGGCCATCACCTCGCCCTGAGTGTGCGTGCGTGGTCCGACCACGTGACGTTGTTCACCGACGGCCCCGACGAACTGACCGACCAGCAGCGCCAGGACCTGAAGCGGGTGGGCATTCCGGTCGTGACTACGCCCATCCGGCGCCTGAGCGGGCGGGACGTGCTGCGCCTTCATCTCCAGGACGGCCGGACGCTGGAGCAAGACGCCCTGTTCCTGAACCCGACCCAGGTGCAGGGCAGTCGCCTGCCCGCGCTGATGGGCTGCGAACTGAACGAGAAGAGCCGCGTGGTGGTCAACGAGAACGGCATGACCAGCGTGCGGGGGGTGTGGGCGGCGGGTGACATGACCGGAGCGCAGCAGTATGTGGTGAACGCCGCCGCGACCGGCATGCTCGCCGCCGTGAGCCTGAATACCACCCTGATCCACGAGAACGTGCGCCGCGCCGGGGCCGCCTTCCACAAGTCGCCGGACGAGGCCGAGGGCGTGGGCGAGGCGTAA
- a CDS encoding YkvA family protein produces MIARLRAFARRLKAELLTLSVAVRDPRTPWHARALALLVLAYALSPIDLIPDFIPVLGYLDDLLLVPAGLWLALRLLPPEVLADARREAAAHPRRLARSGWGLALMLLLYAAALLLGWWWWTSAQTPPTHAARHFP; encoded by the coding sequence GTGATCGCCCGCCTGCGCGCCTTCGCCCGGCGTCTCAAGGCCGAACTGCTGACGCTGAGCGTGGCCGTCCGCGACCCACGCACGCCCTGGCATGCCCGCGCGCTGGCGTTGCTGGTCCTCGCCTATGCCCTGAGCCCAATTGACCTGATTCCCGACTTTATTCCGGTGCTGGGCTACCTCGACGACCTGCTGCTCGTGCCGGCGGGACTGTGGCTGGCGCTGCGGCTGCTGCCGCCCGAGGTGCTCGCCGACGCCCGCCGGGAGGCGGCGGCCCACCCCCGGCGCCTGGCCCGCAGCGGCTGGGGCCTCGCGCTGATGCTGCTGCTCTACGCGGCGGCGCTGCTGCTCGGCTGGTGGTGGTGGACTTCCGCGCAGACGCCGCCCACACATGCCGCGCGTCACTTCCCGTAG
- the hrpB gene encoding ATP-dependent helicase HrpB: MPRVTSRSILPVSAFPDLPIAEVIPEVRRALAAHPLVVLQAPPGAGKSTALPLELLHEPWLAGQGVVMLQPRRVAARAVAARLAEGLGEAVGGTVGSRVRFESRVSARTRLEVVTEGILTRRLQRDPELSGVGLVILDEFHERSLNADLALALLREVQGALRDDLRVLVMSATLDPGLPARLGAPLVESAGRAYPVEVRYLDADPVGRVEDAVARAVRAALEREEGDVLAFLPGVREIRGAQAQLGDVAATVLPLYGDLPLTEQARALRPGSGGPGGRKVVLATSIAETSLTIDGVRVVVDGGLSRTQAFDPGTGLSRMVTGRVTRDSADQRAGRAGRTAPGVAYRLWPLRTQPLLPAARPPEILEADLAPLTLELAGWGTPDPAELPWLDAPPPTRIDTARALLRDLDALDNAGRITPAGSRLLDFPTHPRLAHLLTAGDDPSLAADVAALLEERDPLPPGSGADLTERIAALRAWRARRPHEGDVGVLERIERLSKQWRVLLKVGAENTPPDPYAVGTLLTLAYPERAALARAGGMGLARGRFLLSGGQGAALPEGDALAGASALAVAHLDAGQAEGRIYLAAPLDLGALEARAVWQDVVRWDGRTGTLVAQREQRVGALVLATRPLPGVPAELRAAALAGAVREEGLHLLTFPPEAQGFRARVESLRAWRPGEVWPDLSDEALLATLETWLGPALGNARTRDDLARVNVLPALQALLPWPLPQTLNELAPTHLEVPTGSRIRLEYRVGAPPVLAVKLQELFGLAETPAVDGGRRPVLLHLLSPAGRPVQVTQDLRSFWNSSYFEVRKDLRGRYPKHPWPDDPWSHAPMKGTKKRGV; the protein is encoded by the coding sequence ATGCCGCGCGTCACTTCCCGTAGCATCCTGCCCGTGAGCGCTTTTCCCGACCTCCCCATCGCCGAGGTCATCCCCGAGGTTCGCCGCGCGCTGGCCGCGCACCCGCTGGTCGTGTTGCAGGCTCCGCCCGGCGCGGGCAAGAGTACGGCCCTGCCGCTGGAACTGCTGCACGAGCCGTGGCTCGCGGGGCAGGGCGTCGTCATGCTTCAGCCCCGGCGGGTGGCGGCGCGGGCGGTCGCGGCCCGGCTGGCCGAAGGGCTGGGCGAGGCGGTGGGCGGCACCGTCGGCTCAAGGGTCCGCTTCGAGTCGCGGGTCTCGGCCCGCACGCGGCTGGAGGTCGTGACCGAGGGCATCCTGACCCGGCGGCTGCAACGCGACCCGGAACTCTCGGGCGTGGGGCTGGTCATCCTTGACGAATTCCACGAGCGGTCGCTGAACGCCGACCTAGCCCTGGCCCTGCTGCGCGAGGTGCAGGGCGCGCTGCGGGACGACCTGCGCGTGCTGGTCATGTCGGCCACCCTCGACCCCGGCCTGCCCGCCCGCCTGGGGGCGCCCCTGGTCGAGAGTGCGGGCCGCGCCTACCCGGTCGAGGTCCGCTACCTGGATGCCGACCCGGTGGGCCGTGTCGAGGATGCGGTCGCGCGGGCGGTGCGCGCGGCGCTGGAGCGTGAGGAGGGCGACGTACTGGCCTTTTTGCCTGGCGTGCGCGAGATTCGCGGCGCGCAGGCGCAGCTCGGTGACGTGGCGGCGACCGTGCTGCCCCTCTACGGCGACCTGCCGCTGACCGAGCAGGCGCGGGCGCTGCGGCCCGGTTCTGGTGGTCCGGGCGGCCGCAAGGTGGTGCTGGCGACCAGCATCGCCGAGACCTCGCTGACCATCGACGGTGTGCGGGTCGTCGTGGACGGTGGCCTGAGCCGCACGCAGGCTTTCGACCCCGGCACCGGCCTGTCGCGGATGGTCACGGGGCGGGTCACCCGCGACAGTGCCGACCAGCGCGCGGGCCGCGCGGGCCGCACCGCCCCCGGCGTGGCGTACCGGCTGTGGCCTCTGCGCACCCAGCCCCTGCTGCCCGCCGCCCGCCCCCCCGAGATCTTGGAGGCCGACCTCGCGCCCCTGACCCTGGAACTCGCCGGCTGGGGCACACCCGACCCCGCAGAGCTGCCCTGGCTGGACGCGCCGCCGCCCACCCGCATCGACACGGCCCGCGCCCTGCTGCGCGATCTGGACGCGCTTGATAACGCGGGCCGCATCACTCCGGCGGGCAGCCGCCTGCTCGACTTCCCGACCCATCCCCGGCTGGCGCACCTGCTCACGGCGGGTGATGACCCCTCCTTGGCCGCCGATGTGGCCGCGCTGCTCGAAGAACGCGACCCCCTGCCGCCCGGCAGCGGCGCCGATCTGACCGAGCGGATCGCGGCCCTGCGGGCCTGGCGGGCGCGCCGGCCCCACGAGGGCGACGTGGGCGTGCTGGAGCGGATCGAACGCCTCTCGAAGCAGTGGCGCGTGCTGCTGAAGGTAGGGGCCGAAAACACGCCCCCCGACCCCTACGCCGTCGGCACCCTCCTGACCCTGGCCTACCCCGAGCGGGCCGCTCTGGCGCGGGCGGGGGGAATGGGATTGGCGCGCGGGCGCTTTCTGCTATCGGGGGGGCAGGGCGCGGCGCTGCCCGAGGGGGATGCGCTGGCCGGTGCCTCCGCTCTGGCGGTCGCGCACCTTGATGCCGGGCAGGCCGAGGGCCGCATCTACCTGGCCGCGCCGCTGGACCTGGGCGCGCTGGAGGCCCGCGCCGTATGGCAGGACGTGGTGCGCTGGGACGGCCGCACCGGCACCCTAGTTGCCCAGCGGGAGCAGCGTGTGGGCGCGCTGGTGCTCGCCACGCGGCCTCTGCCCGGTGTCCCGGCCGAACTGCGCGCCGCCGCTCTGGCCGGGGCCGTGCGTGAGGAGGGGCTGCACCTCCTGACCTTCCCGCCGGAAGCCCAGGGATTCCGTGCCCGCGTGGAGTCGCTGCGTGCCTGGCGGCCCGGCGAGGTGTGGCCCGACCTCTCGGACGAGGCGCTGCTGGCGACTCTGGAGACGTGGCTCGGTCCGGCGCTGGGAAACGCGCGTACCCGCGACGATCTTGCCCGCGTGAACGTGCTTCCGGCCCTTCAGGCGCTGCTGCCTTGGCCGCTGCCCCAGACCCTGAACGAGCTGGCCCCCACCCACCTGGAGGTTCCCACCGGCAGCCGCATCCGCCTGGAGTACCGCGTGGGCGCGCCGCCCGTCTTGGCCGTGAAGTTGCAGGAACTGTTCGGCCTCGCCGAGACGCCGGCGGTGGACGGCGGGCGCAGGCCCGTGCTGCTGCACCTGCTGTCGCCCGCCGGTCGCCCCGTGCAGGTGACGCAGGACCTGCGCTCCTTCTGGAATTCGAGCTACTTCGAGGTGCGCAAGGACCTGCGGGGGCGCTATCCCAAGCACCCCTGGCCTGACGACCCCTGGAGCCACGCGCCGATGAAGGGCACGAAGAAACGCGGGGTTTAG
- a CDS encoding DUF4142 domain-containing protein → MKTFLLTAALTLLPAAALAGGAGAPPMGPVSTAQVTNNTNVLFMEVATMSNLAEIKTSQLALQKSTNPQVRAFAQHMITIHTQAQQELRALAAAKGVVLADQPGADQRLQFNKLNTLSGTAFDAMYKMVQVSGHQMTLDLIKTYRTFGTDAQTLAYAAKIQPVVTSHLEEAKALPGN, encoded by the coding sequence ATGAAGACGTTTCTACTGACTGCTGCCCTGACCCTGCTCCCCGCCGCTGCCCTGGCCGGAGGAGCGGGCGCACCCCCCATGGGTCCGGTGAGCACCGCCCAGGTCACCAACAATACCAACGTCCTGTTCATGGAAGTGGCCACCATGAGCAACCTCGCCGAGATCAAGACCTCACAGCTGGCCCTGCAAAAAAGTACCAACCCCCAGGTGCGGGCCTTCGCGCAGCACATGATCACGATCCATACCCAGGCGCAGCAGGAACTGCGCGCCCTGGCCGCTGCCAAAGGCGTGGTCCTGGCCGACCAGCCGGGCGCAGACCAGCGCCTGCAGTTCAACAAGCTCAATACCCTGTCGGGCACGGCCTTCGACGCAATGTACAAGATGGTCCAGGTGAGCGGTCACCAGATGACGCTGGACCTCATCAAGACCTACCGCACCTTCGGCACCGACGCCCAGACCCTGGCCTACGCCGCCAAGATCCAGCCCGTCGTGACCAGCCACCTCGAAGAGGCCAAAGCACTGCCGGGCAACTGA
- the ddrA gene encoding single-stranded DNA-binding protein DdrA, producing MKLSDVQKRLQAPFPAHMVAWKPAAFNKERTRALMLAHIDARAVQDRLDAVCPDAWEFAVEVVPGTRPTVKGRLTILGVSREDIGEAPEGDLGTLKAATSDAMKRCAVQFGIGRYLYDLPRQWADWDDTQRGPVEAPELPEWARPDHERSPGGAHLVQAMEQLRYELPEDLDLQREVYKHLKAALGSLHPGQPGRAA from the coding sequence ATGAAACTGAGCGATGTCCAGAAACGACTTCAGGCCCCGTTTCCCGCTCACATGGTGGCGTGGAAGCCCGCCGCGTTCAACAAGGAACGCACCCGCGCGCTGATGCTGGCGCACATCGACGCCCGCGCCGTGCAGGACCGTCTCGACGCCGTGTGTCCCGACGCCTGGGAGTTTGCCGTGGAGGTCGTGCCGGGAACGCGCCCCACCGTCAAGGGCCGCCTGACCATCCTGGGCGTGTCGCGTGAGGACATCGGCGAAGCGCCCGAGGGCGATCTGGGCACCCTGAAGGCCGCCACGAGCGACGCCATGAAGCGCTGCGCCGTGCAGTTCGGCATCGGGCGCTACCTGTACGACCTGCCCCGCCAGTGGGCCGACTGGGACGACACGCAGCGCGGCCCCGTGGAGGCCCCCGAACTGCCCGAGTGGGCCCGGCCCGATCACGAGCGCAGCCCCGGCGGCGCGCACCTCGTGCAGGCGATGGAGCAGCTGCGCTACGAGCTGCCCGAGGACCTGGACCTGCAACGCGAGGTCTACAAGCACCTCAAGGCCGCGCTGGGCAGCCTGCACCCCGGCCAGCCCGGACGGGCCGCATGA
- the hisB gene encoding imidazoleglycerol-phosphate dehydratase HisB has protein sequence MSRTATLKRTTSETDITVRLDLDSPTYTAPATGHGFFDHMLDALARHSRLGLSVEATGDLHIEPHHLIEDTGITLGQVLTQALGDRKGIERYGSAFVPMDETLAHVVLDLSGRAHLAFEPETLDVWGTAGGMTHYHLREFLRGFCNHGGVTLHVRLLAGREAHHVIEAVVKALARALRDAAALTSDAMPSTKGSL, from the coding sequence ATGTCCCGCACGGCTACCCTGAAGCGCACCACCAGCGAGACGGACATCACCGTCCGGCTGGACCTCGACTCGCCCACCTACACTGCCCCGGCCACCGGGCACGGCTTCTTCGACCACATGCTCGACGCCCTGGCGCGCCACTCGCGCCTGGGCCTGAGCGTGGAGGCCACGGGTGACCTGCACATCGAGCCGCACCACCTCATCGAGGACACGGGCATCACGCTGGGGCAGGTCCTCACGCAGGCGCTGGGCGACCGCAAGGGCATCGAGCGCTACGGCTCGGCCTTCGTGCCGATGGACGAGACGCTGGCCCACGTGGTCCTTGACCTCTCGGGCCGCGCGCACCTGGCCTTCGAGCCCGAAACGCTGGACGTGTGGGGCACGGCGGGCGGCATGACCCACTACCACCTGCGCGAGTTCCTGCGGGGCTTTTGCAACCACGGTGGGGTAACGCTGCACGTGCGCCTGCTCGCGGGCCGCGAGGCGCACCACGTCATCGAGGCGGTCGTGAAAGCCCTGGCCCGCGCCCTGCGCGACGCGGCGGCGCTGACTTCCGACGCCATGCCGAGTACGAAGGGGAGCCTGTGA